CATCCTCAAGGTGACCCGCGGCGTCAGCGAGGTCATCTCGACGATCATGCTCAACGCGATCGCCACCGCGATCATCGCCTACCTGCTCCAGCCCGGAAAGCTCGCCGAGCTCCAGGCCGGCGGCACGGTCGTCTCCACCAAGCCGCTGCCGTCGTCCTCGTACTTCTTCCAGATCGACACCGGCGCCGCGGGCGAACTGTGGGGCTTCATCGTCATCGCCGTACTCGTCGGCATCGCGTACTGGTTCGTGCTCGGCCGCACCCGCTTCGGCTTCGACCTGCGCACCGTCGGCCAGTCCGAGAGCGCCGCTGCCGCGAGCGGTGTCTCGGTCAAGAAGATGATCGCCACCAGCATGCTCATCTCGGGCGCGGTGGCCGGCCTGATCGGCATGCCGACGCTGCTCAACGACAGCCACCAGTTCAGCAACGACTTCCCCGTAGGCATCGGCTTCACCGGTATCGCCATCGCCCTGCTCGGCCGCAACAACCCGGTCGGCATCGCGCTGGGCGCGCTGCTGTGGGGCTTCCTGGAGCGCACCACCAACCACCTGGAGTTCGAGGGCTACGACAAGGAGATCCTCGGCGTGATCCAGGGCGTCATTGTCCTGTCCGTCGTCATCGCCTACGAAGTCGTACGCCGTTACGGACTCAAGCGCCAGCAGCAGCGGGTCGGCGCCGAGCTCGCCGCCCAGGCCGCAGCCCCGACCCAGAAGCAGGAGGTGGCGTGATGACTGCCACGACGACCCACACGCCGCCCCCCGCGGCACCCAAGGCGGACACCGCCACCCGGTCGGGCCGCTCGCTCGGCCAGATCCTCATGATCGTCGCCGGTGCGCTGCTGCTCGTCGCAGCGGTCCGCGTCATCTCCGGCTCCGACCAGCTCACCTCCGAGGGCCAGGTCTCCGCGGCGCTCAGCCTCGCCGTGCCGATCGGCCTCGCCGGTCTGGCCGGTCTGTGGTCCGAGCGGTCCGGCGTGGTCAACATCGGCCTCGAGGGCATGATGATCCTCGGCACCTTCGGCGCCGGCTGGATCGGCTGGCAGTCCAGCCCCTGGCTCGGCCTGCTGTGCGGCGTCGGCTTCGGCGTCCTGGGCGGCCTGCTGCACGCGGTCGCGACCGTCACCTTCGGAGTCGACCACATCGTCTCCGGTGTCGCGATCAACCTCCTCGCCCTCGGCACCACCCAGTACCTCGCCAAGCTCTTCTTCGTGGACGGCAAGGCGGCGGAAGCGGGCGGCAACCCCAAGCAGTCCCCGCCCGTGGACTCACTGCCCAGCTTCGACGTCCCGGGCCTGTCCAGCGGTCTGCACTCCGTCGAGAACCACCACTGGTTCCTGATCTCCGACATCGCGGGCATCCTCGGCGGCCTGTTCACCAACCTGTCCATCGTGACGGTCCTGGCGTTCGTGCTGTTCGTCGGCAGCTGGTGGCTGCTGTGGCGCACCCCGTTCGGCCTGCGGCTGCGCTCCTGCGGCGAGAACCCGATCGCCGCCGAGTCCCTCGGCGTCAACGTCTACAAGTACAAGTACATGGCCGTGGCGGTCTCCGGCGGCCTCGCCGGCCTCGGCGGCGCCTTCCTGGCCCTGGTCACCTCGCACACCTACCTGGAGGGCCAGACCGGCGGACGCGGCTACATCGGCCTCGCCGCCATGATCTTCGGCAACTGGCGGCCCGGCGGACTCGCCATGGGCGCGGGCCTGTTCGGCTACTCCGACGCACTCCAGCTGCGCAACGGCGGCGAGACCGTCCACGCGCTGCTGCTCCTGCTGTTCGTGCTGCTCCTGGCGATGGCCGGCTGGAAGCTGTACAAGAAGGCGCACTGGCAGGGCGGCATCAGCCTCATGGTGGCCGCGGGCGTCCTGGTCTGGTACCTGGTCACCGACGAGGTACCGAGCGACTTCGTGGGCGCCACCCCGTACGTCGTCACGCTGCTGGTGCTGTCGCTGTCCGCGCAGCGCCTGCGGATGCCCAAGGCGGACGGCATGCGCTACCGGAAGGGCCAGGGCAAGTGACCCCGCCGTCCGACGTCGACTGGGAGTCGCTGCGCGAGCGGGCCCGGGACGCCATGTCCCGGGCGTACGCCCCGTACTCCGGCTACCCGGTCGGCGTCGCCGCCCTGGTCGACGACGGCCGTACGGTCACCGGCTGCAACGTCGAGA
This portion of the Streptomyces canus genome encodes:
- a CDS encoding ABC transporter permease, which codes for MTATTTHTPPPAAPKADTATRSGRSLGQILMIVAGALLLVAAVRVISGSDQLTSEGQVSAALSLAVPIGLAGLAGLWSERSGVVNIGLEGMMILGTFGAGWIGWQSSPWLGLLCGVGFGVLGGLLHAVATVTFGVDHIVSGVAINLLALGTTQYLAKLFFVDGKAAEAGGNPKQSPPVDSLPSFDVPGLSSGLHSVENHHWFLISDIAGILGGLFTNLSIVTVLAFVLFVGSWWLLWRTPFGLRLRSCGENPIAAESLGVNVYKYKYMAVAVSGGLAGLGGAFLALVTSHTYLEGQTGGRGYIGLAAMIFGNWRPGGLAMGAGLFGYSDALQLRNGGETVHALLLLLFVLLLAMAGWKLYKKAHWQGGISLMVAAGVLVWYLVTDEVPSDFVGATPYVVTLLVLSLSAQRLRMPKADGMRYRKGQGK
- a CDS encoding ABC transporter permease; this encodes MNKLTQRIDKERLLLGIAAPLLALVAALVVTTLVILATGKNPGAAFSDMLTYGSASDSQVYILNKATTYYLAGVAVAIGFRMNLFNIGVDGQYRIAAFFAAVLGGALTTPGWISIPLIILCAMGTGAVWAGIAGILKVTRGVSEVISTIMLNAIATAIIAYLLQPGKLAELQAGGTVVSTKPLPSSSYFFQIDTGAAGELWGFIVIAVLVGIAYWFVLGRTRFGFDLRTVGQSESAAAASGVSVKKMIATSMLISGAVAGLIGMPTLLNDSHQFSNDFPVGIGFTGIAIALLGRNNPVGIALGALLWGFLERTTNHLEFEGYDKEILGVIQGVIVLSVVIAYEVVRRYGLKRQQQRVGAELAAQAAAPTQKQEVA